The following coding sequences lie in one Longimicrobium sp. genomic window:
- a CDS encoding response regulator produces MSANTVLLVEDNPDNRDIYGTFLRHYGFTVVEAGDGEEGVRLAREFLPGVVLMDVGLPLLDGLEATRRLKADPATADIPVIALTAHAMESDRQAAFDAGCDAYLAKPAEPSRVLEMVRSLMPVGAGGA; encoded by the coding sequence ATGTCCGCGAACACCGTCCTGCTCGTCGAAGACAATCCCGACAACCGCGACATCTACGGCACCTTTCTCCGGCACTACGGCTTCACGGTCGTGGAGGCGGGGGATGGGGAGGAAGGGGTGCGCCTGGCGCGCGAGTTTCTCCCGGGCGTGGTGCTGATGGACGTGGGTCTGCCGCTGCTGGACGGGCTGGAGGCCACGCGGCGCCTGAAGGCGGACCCCGCGACCGCGGACATCCCCGTCATCGCGCTGACGGCGCACGCGATGGAGAGCGACCGCCAGGCCGCTTTCGACGCCGGGTGCGACGCCTACCTGGCGAAGCCGGCGGAGCCCAGCCGCGTGCTGGAGATGGTGCGCTCGCTGATGCCGGTGGGGGCGGGCGGCGCGTAG
- a CDS encoding twin-arginine translocase TatA/TatE family subunit: protein MPFGLGFGETVIIFAVFLLLFGAKRLPELASGMGKGIRDFKRALNGLDENSIQANADQNYLQSTPVAPQVPAATPAAAAPVAAAETEKVAQ from the coding sequence ATGCCGTTTGGACTCGGCTTTGGCGAGACGGTGATCATCTTCGCGGTGTTCCTTCTGCTCTTCGGGGCGAAGCGCCTCCCCGAGCTCGCGAGCGGGATGGGGAAGGGGATTCGCGATTTCAAGCGCGCGCTGAACGGGCTGGACGAGAACTCCATCCAGGCCAACGCGGACCAGAACTACCTCCAGTCCACGCCGGTCGCGCCGCAGGTGCCTGCCGCGACGCCGGCGGCCGCGGCTCCGGTCGCGGCGGCGGAGACCGAGAAGGTCGCGCAGTAA
- a CDS encoding mismatch-specific DNA-glycosylase: protein MGGNPGQPIPDSPLPIPPLYLVDGETVRTLPDLIAPGVRLLFVGFNPSVRAARLGHYYAGRNNRFWDLLAASGLTPRRFHFQEDRLLLGLGIGVTDLVKRPTRSAAEVTAAEYREGVRRLRGIVAELGPRVVCYNGKGVYLLASGLASAPWGAQATQVAAGVTDFVVPSPSGLARIPFAEKARWFTGLKTLMEGMQG from the coding sequence ATGGGAGGGAATCCTGGTCAGCCGATTCCCGATTCCCCACTCCCCATTCCCCCGCTGTACCTCGTCGATGGCGAGACGGTCCGTACCCTGCCTGACCTGATCGCTCCCGGGGTGCGGCTGCTGTTCGTGGGGTTCAACCCGAGCGTGAGGGCGGCGCGGCTGGGGCACTACTACGCGGGGCGCAACAACCGCTTCTGGGACCTGCTGGCGGCTTCGGGTCTCACGCCGCGGCGCTTCCACTTCCAGGAGGACCGGCTCCTGCTGGGGCTGGGGATCGGGGTGACGGACCTGGTGAAGCGGCCCACCCGGAGCGCGGCCGAGGTCACGGCGGCGGAGTACCGCGAGGGGGTGCGGAGGCTGCGCGGGATCGTGGCGGAGCTGGGGCCGCGCGTGGTGTGCTACAACGGCAAGGGCGTGTACCTGCTGGCTTCGGGACTCGCCTCCGCGCCGTGGGGGGCGCAGGCGACGCAGGTGGCGGCGGGGGTGACCGACTTCGTGGTGCCGAGCCCCAGCGGGCTGGCCCGCATCCCCTTCGCCGAGAAGGCGCGCTGGTTCACCGGGCTCAAGACTCTGATGGAAGGGATGCAAGGATGA
- a CDS encoding glycine cleavage T C-terminal barrel domain-containing protein has product MSETTMRVIAEPPMRRFQEAAGALFTDVAGRSVAQSYGDTLAEYHAVRDGVGVAERSDRARIRMWGKDPAKMLHGLITNDLLAAPAGQGVYAAMLTPKGRTLAELRAFRRSIEEVLVELPREALAGTYEHLLKFVPPMFARWADVSDEIEQLGVYGPRSGALLERVLGAGPGEMAEDAFRELTFGEAPVMVAMTRYVGSEIGFDLFAAPTVVPHLWTALLEQGAELGARPVGLAAIDALRMEAGRPRYGAELSEEVIPTEVFEETGMMERAISFSKGCYTGQEVIVRIAHRGHVNRHLRGFRLGDGPAPATGTPLFHPETGKEVGRLTSVAFLPMLGETGALGFARREVEPGMELRVGSPDGPPAKVVKLPFQRGLDDGLVVVE; this is encoded by the coding sequence ATGAGCGAGACGACGATGCGCGTGATCGCCGAGCCGCCGATGCGGCGGTTCCAGGAGGCGGCCGGCGCCCTCTTTACCGACGTGGCGGGGCGCTCCGTGGCTCAGAGCTACGGCGACACCTTGGCCGAGTACCATGCCGTGCGCGACGGCGTGGGGGTGGCCGAGCGCAGCGACCGCGCGCGCATCCGCATGTGGGGGAAGGACCCCGCCAAGATGCTCCACGGCCTCATCACCAACGACCTGCTGGCAGCGCCGGCCGGGCAGGGGGTGTACGCCGCGATGCTGACGCCCAAGGGCCGCACGCTGGCCGAGCTGCGCGCCTTCCGCCGCTCCATTGAGGAGGTGCTGGTGGAGCTTCCGCGCGAGGCGCTGGCCGGCACGTACGAGCACCTCCTCAAGTTCGTTCCCCCCATGTTCGCCCGCTGGGCCGACGTCTCCGACGAGATCGAGCAGCTGGGCGTGTACGGTCCGCGGTCGGGCGCGCTGCTGGAGCGGGTGCTGGGCGCGGGGCCGGGGGAGATGGCGGAGGACGCATTCCGCGAGCTGACCTTTGGCGAGGCGCCCGTGATGGTGGCGATGACGCGCTACGTGGGGAGCGAGATCGGCTTCGACCTGTTCGCAGCGCCCACCGTCGTGCCCCACCTGTGGACGGCGCTGCTGGAGCAGGGGGCGGAGCTGGGCGCGCGGCCGGTGGGGCTGGCCGCCATCGATGCGCTGCGCATGGAGGCCGGGCGCCCGCGCTACGGCGCAGAGCTCTCCGAAGAGGTGATCCCCACCGAGGTCTTCGAGGAGACGGGGATGATGGAGCGCGCCATCTCCTTCTCCAAGGGGTGCTACACGGGGCAGGAGGTGATCGTGCGCATCGCCCACCGCGGCCACGTCAACCGCCACCTGCGCGGCTTCCGCCTGGGCGACGGCCCCGCGCCGGCCACGGGGACGCCCCTCTTCCACCCCGAAACGGGCAAGGAGGTGGGACGGCTGACCAGCGTCGCCTTCCTCCCGATGCTGGGGGAGACCGGGGCGCTGGGGTTCGCGCGCCGCGAGGTGGAGCCGGGGATGGAGTTGCGGGTCGGCTCGCCCGACGGCCCGCCCGCAAAGGTGGTGAAGCTCCCCTTCCAGCGCGGGCTGGACGATGGTCTCGTCGTCGTCGAGTAG
- a CDS encoding DUF1802 family protein, giving the protein MVSSSSSRQALKEWASVERALAAGRVSLLVRKGGISERRGGFDVEHRAFWIFPTAFHQNAEELAPAFRDLLDHSEPASRDEVRLRVFAEVADAFRVESLEVMSRLAGLHPMAPETVRSRFEYKGRPYLHVILVRAYVLPEPIVIPNTIGYEGCVSWVALDEEISTAGTVPVVGDAEFEALRAEVRGRVG; this is encoded by the coding sequence ATGGTCTCGTCGTCGTCGAGTAGGCAGGCGCTGAAGGAGTGGGCCTCGGTGGAGCGCGCCCTGGCCGCCGGGCGCGTCTCGCTGCTGGTGCGCAAAGGCGGGATCAGCGAGCGGCGCGGCGGCTTCGACGTGGAGCACCGCGCCTTCTGGATCTTCCCCACCGCCTTCCACCAGAACGCGGAGGAGCTGGCCCCCGCCTTCCGCGACCTGCTCGATCACTCGGAGCCCGCCTCGCGCGACGAGGTTCGCCTGCGCGTCTTCGCCGAAGTCGCCGACGCCTTCCGCGTGGAGAGCCTGGAGGTGATGTCGCGCCTCGCCGGCCTTCACCCCATGGCGCCGGAGACGGTGCGGTCGCGCTTCGAGTACAAGGGGCGGCCGTACCTGCACGTGATCCTGGTGCGCGCGTACGTGCTCCCCGAGCCCATCGTGATCCCCAACACGATCGGCTACGAGGGTTGCGTGAGCTGGGTGGCGCTCGACGAGGAGATCTCGACGGCGGGGACGGTGCCGGTGGTGGGGGATGCGGAGTTCGAGGCGTTGCGGGCGGAGGTGCGGGGGCGGGTGGGGTAG
- a CDS encoding DUF1579 domain-containing protein has protein sequence MSDAAMHVELTKEHQWLEQMVGEWSCEMEAALTPGGPTQTHKSRETVRSLGGAWLLCEGEMGSGVTLMTLGYDPAKGRFVGSFIGSMMTNQWIYEGELDESGNALVLSTRGPSVEDGAMTDYRDTVEIRGPDHRVLTSSYLLANGEWTLFMTAHYRRV, from the coding sequence ATGTCAGACGCGGCCATGCATGTGGAGCTGACGAAGGAACACCAGTGGCTGGAGCAGATGGTGGGCGAGTGGAGTTGCGAGATGGAGGCCGCGCTGACCCCCGGCGGCCCTACCCAGACGCACAAGTCCCGCGAAACCGTCCGCTCGCTCGGCGGCGCCTGGCTGCTGTGCGAGGGCGAGATGGGGAGCGGAGTGACGCTGATGACGCTGGGCTACGACCCGGCGAAGGGGCGCTTCGTGGGCAGCTTCATCGGCTCGATGATGACCAACCAGTGGATCTACGAGGGCGAGCTCGACGAGTCGGGGAACGCCCTGGTGCTCTCGACCCGGGGCCCCAGCGTCGAGGACGGCGCCATGACCGACTACCGCGACACCGTGGAGATCCGCGGCCCTGACCACCGCGTCCTCACCTCCAGCTACCTCCTCGCGAACGGCGAGTGGACCCTGTTCATGACCGCGCACTACCGGCGCGTGTAG
- a CDS encoding DUF1206 domain-containing protein — protein MARIDGVAGQAGAAARGAAREAGPWVERLARMGYAARGVVYVIVGIIAAQAARGERGVTDQQGVFGEILQRPGGKFMLGLVAVGLLGYSLWRFVEAGLNPEHDSAGKRALFAISGVIHVGLALTAVRMAMGSSSASSGGNSGAASWTAKVMEAPGGRFLVGAAALGIAAYGVAQLVQAYKAKLDKQLDLSPLSPGARTWAIRAARAGLAARGVVFLVLGFFLLQAARHSNASETRGLGGALDALHDTAYGAWVLGLVALGLIGYGITQLLKARYRRIKPA, from the coding sequence ATGGCGCGGATCGACGGAGTGGCGGGGCAGGCGGGGGCGGCGGCGCGGGGCGCGGCGCGCGAGGCGGGACCCTGGGTGGAGCGGCTGGCGCGGATGGGGTACGCCGCGCGGGGCGTCGTCTACGTGATCGTGGGGATCATCGCCGCGCAGGCCGCGCGCGGGGAGCGCGGCGTCACGGACCAGCAGGGCGTCTTCGGCGAGATCCTGCAGCGGCCCGGCGGCAAGTTCATGCTCGGCCTGGTGGCGGTGGGGCTGCTGGGCTACTCCCTGTGGCGCTTCGTGGAGGCCGGGCTCAACCCCGAGCACGACAGCGCCGGCAAGCGCGCCCTCTTCGCCATCAGCGGCGTCATCCACGTGGGGCTCGCCCTCACCGCCGTGCGCATGGCGATGGGCTCGTCGTCGGCAAGCAGCGGCGGGAACAGCGGTGCCGCGTCGTGGACGGCGAAGGTGATGGAGGCGCCCGGCGGACGCTTTCTGGTCGGCGCCGCCGCGCTCGGCATCGCGGCGTACGGCGTCGCCCAGCTGGTGCAGGCGTACAAGGCGAAGCTCGACAAGCAGCTGGACCTGTCGCCGCTCAGCCCGGGCGCGCGCACGTGGGCGATCCGCGCGGCCCGGGCCGGGCTGGCGGCGCGCGGCGTGGTGTTCCTGGTGCTGGGCTTCTTCCTCCTGCAGGCCGCCCGCCACAGCAACGCCAGCGAGACCCGCGGCCTGGGTGGCGCCCTTGATGCCCTGCACGACACCGCGTACGGCGCCTGGGTGCTCGGGCTGGTCGCGCTGGGCCTGATCGGCTACGGCATCACGCAGCTCCTCAAGGCGCGCTACCGCCGCATCAAGCCCGCCTGA
- the lpdA gene encoding dihydrolipoyl dehydrogenase, with protein sequence MADTSFDIVVIGAGPGGYVAAIKAAQLGYKTACVEEDALGGICLNWGCIPTKALLESAAMITHLGHAKEFGVTVGEIKTDLAQAVKRSRQVSERLVKGIGFLFKKNKITHLPGRGRLAGGGKVEVTAKDGAKSTVSAKHIIIATGSKPRDLPFLRIDHDRVWDSTDAMIPQSPPKTLAVIGAGAIGMEFADVHSAFGTQITIIEAAERVLPLEDEDVSAVVEKAYRKRGMTILTGAKLEKADVGKDGVTLTVKTAKGETQTIQAERVLSAIGRVPLTEDIGLETAGVKLTDRGFIEVDRQLRTSVEGIYAIGDVAGPPLLAHKGSHEGVACVEAIHGDKHAGIDYSNIPNCTYCHPEVASVGLTEAQAREAGHDVEIGSFPWSANGRALTAGDSEGFVKVIRDKKYGEILGAHLVGPHATELIAEFVVGRHLEATMEEMDRAMHPHPTLSEAVAEAALASMGHALHI encoded by the coding sequence TTGGCGGATACGAGCTTCGACATCGTGGTCATCGGCGCCGGCCCCGGCGGGTACGTCGCCGCCATCAAGGCCGCGCAGCTGGGCTACAAGACGGCGTGCGTGGAGGAAGACGCGCTCGGCGGCATCTGCCTCAACTGGGGGTGCATCCCCACCAAGGCGCTGCTGGAGAGCGCGGCCATGATCACGCACCTGGGGCACGCCAAGGAGTTCGGCGTCACCGTCGGCGAGATCAAGACCGACCTCGCCCAGGCCGTCAAGCGCTCGCGCCAGGTGAGCGAGCGGCTGGTGAAGGGGATCGGCTTCCTCTTCAAGAAGAACAAGATCACCCACCTCCCCGGCCGCGGGCGCCTCGCCGGCGGGGGGAAGGTGGAGGTGACGGCCAAGGACGGCGCCAAGTCCACCGTCTCGGCCAAGCACATCATCATCGCCACCGGCTCCAAGCCGCGCGACCTGCCGTTCCTGCGCATCGACCACGACCGCGTGTGGGACTCCACCGACGCCATGATCCCGCAGTCGCCGCCCAAGACGCTGGCGGTGATCGGCGCGGGGGCCATCGGGATGGAGTTCGCGGACGTGCACAGCGCCTTCGGCACGCAGATCACCATCATCGAGGCCGCCGAGCGCGTGCTGCCGCTGGAGGACGAGGACGTCTCCGCCGTGGTGGAGAAGGCGTACCGCAAGCGCGGGATGACGATCCTGACGGGCGCCAAGCTGGAGAAGGCCGACGTGGGCAAGGACGGCGTGACGCTCACGGTGAAGACGGCCAAGGGCGAGACGCAGACGATCCAGGCGGAGCGCGTCCTTTCCGCCATCGGCCGCGTGCCGCTGACGGAGGACATCGGGCTGGAGACGGCGGGGGTGAAGCTGACGGACCGCGGCTTCATCGAGGTGGACCGGCAGCTGCGCACCAGCGTGGAGGGGATCTACGCGATCGGCGACGTGGCGGGGCCGCCGCTGCTTGCACACAAGGGCTCGCACGAGGGCGTGGCGTGCGTGGAGGCGATCCACGGCGACAAGCACGCGGGGATCGACTACTCGAACATCCCCAACTGCACCTACTGCCACCCCGAGGTCGCTTCCGTGGGCCTCACCGAGGCGCAGGCGCGCGAGGCGGGGCACGACGTGGAGATCGGCTCCTTCCCGTGGAGCGCCAACGGCCGCGCGCTCACGGCCGGCGACTCGGAAGGCTTCGTCAAGGTGATCCGCGACAAGAAGTACGGCGAGATCCTGGGCGCGCACCTGGTGGGCCCGCACGCCACGGAGCTGATCGCCGAGTTCGTGGTCGGGCGGCACCTGGAGGCCACCATGGAGGAGATGGACCGCGCGATGCACCCGCACCCCACGCTCTCCGAGGCGGTGGCGGAGGCGGCGCTGGCGTCCATGGGGCACGCGCTGCACATCTGA
- a CDS encoding restriction endonuclease — MEIELQSGLLGIAPSAGKVFHRKGYYSAARDADIVTDVSLEVYRPGSTEPFLIWIWECKDYGHRVPVDDVEEFQKKMEQIGPSRTKGTVVARSGFQKGAINVARSWGIGLVRLSPDGTLMRLLESAAWDPAADVEEGLTTLGPPGSLCYAVTGSGFAVHDFSRYVREEFENI, encoded by the coding sequence TTGGAGATCGAGCTTCAATCCGGGTTGCTTGGGATAGCTCCGTCCGCAGGAAAGGTGTTTCATCGTAAAGGATACTATTCGGCTGCCCGAGACGCCGATATCGTAACGGACGTTTCGTTGGAGGTGTACCGGCCAGGGAGCACGGAGCCATTCCTCATCTGGATCTGGGAGTGCAAAGACTATGGTCATCGCGTCCCGGTGGACGATGTAGAAGAGTTCCAAAAGAAGATGGAACAGATCGGTCCCAGCCGAACAAAGGGGACGGTTGTGGCTCGGTCAGGCTTTCAGAAAGGTGCAATCAACGTAGCACGATCTTGGGGGATAGGCTTGGTGCGACTAAGCCCAGACGGCACGCTGATGCGGTTGTTGGAGTCGGCTGCCTGGGATCCGGCGGCAGACGTTGAGGAAGGATTGACTACGCTCGGACCTCCAGGGTCCCTTTGCTATGCGGTCACAGGCTCCGGGTTTGCTGTGCACGACTTCAGCAGGTACGTAAGGGAGGAGTTTGAGAACATCTAG